In the Bacteroidales bacterium genome, ATAATTTTCAGAAACCAGGGTTGAGAAATCGCGGTCCGGTGCAAGATTGAAGCCTATAGTTCCGTACTGTCCTGATCCTGTCCAGTATATACAATACTTTCCGTTATTGGGCATGTTTGAGAAATAAAAACTTATAGTACCGCCATTGGCATAACCCGATTCAATTATTTTCTCTCCTATATAGTCGTCATAAAGGATCATACCTGTTGTGTCAGGTATCATCTGGTATTCCTTCTGTTCAGGAACGTTAAGGCCGAGAACCCTTACCAGCGCCGTATCCAGGTCATAATCGAACATCTCGCCGGTGCCTTTTTTGAATAACCCGAAGCCACCCTGGTAATCCCATGTAGTCCATGAAATTCCTTTTTCTTCAAGGTATTTCATGACTTCACCATACCAGTAAGTCCTTTCCGCACTCTTGCTGTTTAGGTTATACACCCCAAACTCGCCGCAATATACCGGAACGTGCCGGTTTGTTTTAAAGGCAGCGGCAATGTCAATCAGTTGTTTCACCTTTGCCACGGTTCCATCAACCGGGTAATTGTTGTATGCACTTTGCAGCCATGTACCTGCCAGGACCTGTGGTAAGGCCTGTATGCTGTCGGCATTATAAGGAAAAGGTATGCGGGTAAGGGGTTCCATTGAAGGAACCGGCCAGCTTGCCCCCTGGTGTGTGAACAGAAACGGATCGTAAAAATGAAATGTATAAATGAGTTTTTTATCGGTATAGGCTGGAAGCAGTTGCAAATCGTTATAGCCGTTGTAGGCCGATGCTCCGACCACAATGGTATGCGTAGTATCTGCATTTCGGATGGCATTGATTGCCGTTTGCTGGATCCGTCCCCAATTCTGGGTGGTTATGCCGTTAGGCTCATTCATCACTTCATAAAGGATGAAGGATGACCTGTTTTTGTAGTGTTCAGCCATTTGTTGCCAAACCTTTGAAAGGGCATTTTCAAGATCCGGGTTTTTGCTGGCGATATCATCGGTGGAATGGTTGTCGATGATCAGGTACATATTCAGATCCTCGGCCCAGGATACGGCCTGGTCTAGAAAGTCGTAGAACAACGGATCGATGCTGTAGCCCGGTTTGCCTCCTGTCATGTAAAATAGGTTTATAGGAAGCCGGATCACATCACAGCCAAGACTTTTGATGTTCTCAAAGTCAGTTTTAGTATATTTTTTAAATTGAATTTTCTGCGGCGCTGATGCCTGGAACCACCCTGTGAGATTCACTCCGCGACTGAACTGGGCGTGGGTTAAGGAGAAACTATAAAGCAAAGCAACAGTGATGAGAAAAGCTTTCATGACAAGACGGTTTTGTGCAAAGATGCAAAAAAGGCTATTAGCAGATTAGGCTATTAGGCAATTAGGAAGAAATTCTGTTAGTATTTACGATTTGTGATTTAAGATTTACGATTTGAAAACAGTCTGTTTGTCTGTAGTCTGTTTGTCTGTTAGACTAAAAAGTTTACTGGTCGGATCTATCACAGAGAACCACGGAGAAGGCACAGAGGATCACAGAGAAAAACTCTGTGATCCTCTGTGTTACCTCTGTGAACTCTGTGTAATTTTTGGGAAAGAAAGACTATTAGCAGTTTAGGCGATCAGGCTATTAGGAAGAAAGATAAACTTATTTTAACTTTAGTAAATTGCGCTAAGTTTTCGTAATCAAATCTTTTGCCATGAATTCCATGAACCAGTTGTTTTTGCTGCTGACAACCGTTTTTATCGGTTTCTTCGCTATTCTGAATCCTATTGGTAACACGCCTGTATTTCTGTCGATGGTAGGAGACGCCGATCCGATAATTATAAAAAAGGTTGCCCGGAGAGCTGTAACTGCCGCTTTTGTGATTATTGCGATATTCTGCCTGTTCGGCCATATCATTTTCAAGCTGTTCAACATTACGCTTCCGGCCTTCCAGATCGCCGGCGGCATCATTGTATTTTTTATCGGTTACAATCAATTACAGGACAAAGTCTCCCGGGCACAGAAATCAAAAGTCATCGACACGGACGCACCTTATGAGGATATGGCTATATCGCCCCTGGGCATTCCCTTGCTGGCCGGACCGGGAACCATTTCTACCGCAATGAACTTTGTCGGACAGGGAAAAAGCTTCCTGAATACCATCCTGATCATTCTTGTATTTGCAACCGTATGCGTTATCACCTATCTCATGTTCATGCTGAGCAAGCGGATCGCAGACAGGCTAAAGCCTTCCCTTATCAAAGCCATATCCAGGATCATGGGATTGATCCTTGCCGTAATTGCCGTTCAGATGGTGATCAGCGGGGTATTCAATGTGATAAAGGAGTACCCTTTTTAGGCTATTAGCAGTTTTAGCATATCAGGCTATTAGTAAGAAGGACCACTGGTCTTCTGGTCGAAAAAATTCAGTTTTCTCAATAAACTATAATCTTAGTGGTAGCTGATTTGCTCTGAATGGTTGTTACCAGTGTATATACTCCACGCGGAAAGGTTGAAATATCTATCAAGGCATCAGAACCGTTTATAGTTTTCTTCAGACATACCATACCAGCGCTATTGAAAATTTCAAGCCTGCAATCTTCGACCTGTCCGGAAAACAGGACAAAAAGTTTGTCTGTTGCCGGGTTAGGATAAACTTTTAAAGTACAGCCTGGTGTATGGTCCGTACTAGTTGCTGTTCCTGCCGCGATCACCACAGCTTTTTCTGTTTTTGTCCTGCAACCCTTTTCATCCGTTTGCACCAGTTGTACTAATCCCTTGCCGGGATTGCCCCAATCAACATTTACCTGGCCGGGAACAAGGACTTCCACATACCTGCTGCCTTCTATATGCCACAAGTTTCTTACCTTTTCGATATCCGGCATATATACTACACCTGTTTCACCCTGTGTTACACTGTCTTTCCCAATTAAAACAGACTCTTCAGGCTCAACCGGCACGATGGACTCCTGTCTTGAAATGCCCGATCCGCATCCATTATAAGGCGTTAAGGTAACGGTGATCAATCCTGCAGAATCGGTTTTGACAAGGGCTTCTCCATTTGAATATGTATAAGTACAGTTTCCCTGAATATTCCAGTTAAATTGTGTGTTATAGATAGCTGGTGAGGTAAGCCTGATTGTCTGTCCCGGACAATATCCGTCGGGTAAATTGATATATCCGGCCTCCACAGGTGGTAGCTGATTTCTGTACCTGTAAAAGGAACCACGTTCACCAAATACATAAATTTCACTATTTTCTGATATAACCATTCCCTGCAAGTCGCTGCTTATGGTTGGCATCTGGTGCCATGTCTCGCCGGCATCCGAAGTCTGGTAAAGATTTGTCCAACCGCCACCATTGCTGCCAAGTGCATAGCCGGTATCACTGCCTGTAAAATGAATAGACACAATGTCAACCGGAATAATTGTATATATTTTTCTCCAGTTTATACCTCCGTCCGTTGATTTCAGGATAATCCCGTCATCCCCCCCAAGCAAAATAGTATCTTTCCCAATATAACATACGCCTTTGAACACACGTGAAAGATTATGATCATATTTATTCCAGGTTTTACCCCCGTCATTTGTAGTCACTATGAAATCGAAACCAACAAGCACACCCTGGGAACTGTTCCTGAAATAACAGTAATAATACCATTCATCGTTTGATCGTATGGTTTGCCAATGGCTTCCACCATCAATGGATTTAAGTGCTTCCTGGTATGAGGTGGCATAAACGGTATCAAAATTTACAAAACTGTAACTCCAGCTGTAGTCCATGTAACTCTTGCTATTCCAGCTTAAACCACCATCATAGGTGAAATAAACACTGTCAGCTATGGCAATAATTGAATCATGGCTTACATAGTAACAATTCCTGATATTATAAGCAGCATTAAGGGAAAGTTCTTTCCAGGTTATTCCGTTATCAATGGTTTTATAAGCAATTCCCCTTCCATTGTAGTATCCTCCAAAAAGATAGCCTGTACCATTTTTGAAAAATCGTGTACTGTAAAAATCGCATACACCGTTTAGCTCTGATATTTTATTCCAGTTTTCTCCCGCGTCCGATGATTGCCAGATAAAATGACCTGATTCAGCAGTGCTTCCGTAACCGGAGGTATGGCCTGCAATATAGAT is a window encoding:
- a CDS encoding cellulase family glycosylhydrolase; the protein is MKAFLITVALLYSFSLTHAQFSRGVNLTGWFQASAPQKIQFKKYTKTDFENIKSLGCDVIRLPINLFYMTGGKPGYSIDPLFYDFLDQAVSWAEDLNMYLIIDNHSTDDIASKNPDLENALSKVWQQMAEHYKNRSSFILYEVMNEPNGITTQNWGRIQQTAINAIRNADTTHTIVVGASAYNGYNDLQLLPAYTDKKLIYTFHFYDPFLFTHQGASWPVPSMEPLTRIPFPYNADSIQALPQVLAGTWLQSAYNNYPVDGTVAKVKQLIDIAAAFKTNRHVPVYCGEFGVYNLNSKSAERTYWYGEVMKYLEEKGISWTTWDYQGGFGLFKKGTGEMFDYDLDTALVRVLGLNVPEQKEYQMIPDTTGMILYDDYIGEKIIESGYANGGTISFYFSNMPNNGKYCIYWTGSGQYGTIGFNLAPDRDFSTLVSENYALSFLVRGNTAGTKFDVRFTDTKTSASDHPWRMNYTITESKAPWDGKWHKIYIPLKNFVDQGSYDNGTWYPSAGAFDWKAVDKFEFVAEQGSMAGKNVFFDNITITNQDTAQVFVFVSAITVTGENGSDSITTVGGTLQMLATVEPSDAAIKTVSWSVNDTSLAIIDQNGLLTARKEGIVTVSALAEDGSGIQGSTTVIISFPVITGVNTENGHDVMIYPVPVNNGVLHITHNMGSVVDISVYNVFGQQLLRQQSDQTVISFDVSRLSPGSYILKVACNNTVTTFKFAIINKYQ
- a CDS encoding MarC family protein; this translates as MNSMNQLFLLLTTVFIGFFAILNPIGNTPVFLSMVGDADPIIIKKVARRAVTAAFVIIAIFCLFGHIIFKLFNITLPAFQIAGGIIVFFIGYNQLQDKVSRAQKSKVIDTDAPYEDMAISPLGIPLLAGPGTISTAMNFVGQGKSFLNTILIILVFATVCVITYLMFMLSKRIADRLKPSLIKAISRIMGLILAVIAVQMVISGVFNVIKEYPF